From Saprospiraceae bacterium, one genomic window encodes:
- a CDS encoding SET domain-containing protein-lysine N-methyltransferase, with amino-acid sequence MKICILQADYGQSVLDYRHYDPPRDLSKWWPEASFHHEFLNKLSVYKQLRNLSLQNFDIYVNLCEGYLEWDIPSIDVIYSLEQLNLPYTGPNLELYDPPKDLMKYIAYCEGIQTPAYTILDLDSVENPNIDALKFPLFVKPIKAGDSLGIDQNSLVKTKDQLYSKAMDLLKEYPKLLVEEFIEGREFTVLVISTPNGPEKCMSLHPIEYKFPSGYSFKTYALKTSELHSDANQACSDIDLTKRLKQAACKIFEAFSGVGYARMDFRLNPKGEIYFLEVNFTCSVFYPDGFEGSADHILKISGFGQDQFLKAIVEEGIQRHQSKKKCYEMRGNAISGFGIYALKSFRKGDVIFKGEERAQRIVTKSHVDNNWNEKEKLIFRQYAYPLSKEVYCLWDINPTEWAPQNHSCDPNTLYSGLNVIASKEISKGEELTLDYSEFLNNESEAFECKCGSSQCKKWIEFRSDNNVSYRESKKRNIEENF; translated from the coding sequence ATGAAAATTTGTATTTTACAAGCTGATTATGGTCAATCTGTTTTAGACTACAGACACTATGATCCACCAAGGGATCTTTCCAAGTGGTGGCCTGAAGCCAGTTTCCATCATGAGTTTCTCAACAAGCTTTCTGTGTACAAACAGCTTAGGAATCTATCCTTACAAAATTTTGACATCTATGTCAATCTGTGTGAGGGATATCTGGAATGGGACATACCTTCCATTGATGTGATTTATTCGCTCGAACAATTGAACCTTCCATACACCGGACCAAACCTTGAATTGTACGATCCTCCAAAAGATCTCATGAAATACATTGCCTATTGCGAAGGTATCCAAACTCCTGCTTATACCATTCTCGATTTGGATTCTGTCGAAAATCCAAATATCGATGCCCTTAAATTCCCTCTTTTTGTCAAACCAATTAAAGCCGGAGATTCGTTGGGGATTGACCAGAATTCGTTGGTCAAAACCAAAGATCAACTTTACAGCAAGGCGATGGATTTGCTAAAAGAATATCCGAAACTTCTGGTGGAGGAATTTATTGAAGGGAGAGAATTTACAGTATTGGTGATTTCAACCCCAAATGGTCCTGAAAAATGTATGAGCCTCCACCCAATAGAGTATAAATTTCCAAGTGGATATTCTTTTAAAACTTATGCCCTTAAAACTTCGGAATTGCATTCAGATGCCAACCAGGCTTGTTCTGACATAGATCTGACCAAACGTTTAAAACAAGCTGCCTGTAAAATATTTGAAGCATTCAGTGGGGTAGGATATGCCAGGATGGATTTTAGGCTTAACCCAAAAGGTGAAATATATTTTTTGGAAGTTAATTTTACTTGTTCGGTTTTCTACCCCGATGGATTTGAGGGTTCTGCTGATCATATTTTGAAGATCAGTGGTTTTGGTCAAGATCAATTTTTGAAAGCCATCGTCGAAGAAGGAATCCAACGCCATCAATCAAAAAAGAAATGCTATGAAATGAGAGGTAATGCCATTTCTGGATTTGGTATATATGCACTAAAGTCATTTCGCAAAGGAGATGTTATTTTCAAAGGCGAAGAAAGAGCCCAGAGAATAGTTACCAAAAGCCATGTGGATAACAACTGGAATGAAAAAGAAAAATTAATTTTTAGACAATATGCATATCCACTCAGTAAGGAAGTCTATTGTCTTTGGGACATAAACCCCACCGAATGGGCACCTCAGAATCATAGTTGCGATCCCAATACCTTATATTCCGGACTGAATGTCATCGCAAGCAAAGAAATTTCCAAAGGGGAAGAACTTACTTTGGATTATTCAGAGTTTTTGAACAATGAATCAGAAGCTTTTGAATGCAAATGTGGTTCGTCACAATGTAAAAAATGGATTGAATTCAGATCGGACAATAATGTGAGTTATAGAGAATCAAAAAAAAGAAATATTGAAGAAAATTTTTAG
- a CDS encoding SET domain-containing protein, with protein MPDPIVEVNPREWVPLTQCNKSIELRINPSNQQKGLFAKRFCKEGEVLQKFGASVILDSPTYLTIQINDQQHIELQPEFLQYLNHSCSPNCFPDPDSFQLIALTDINAGEQLCYFYPSTEWKMDQAFDCFCHSADCFQSIKGAYSIDLSKLLRYKISNHILRKKSEYLDS; from the coding sequence ATGCCTGATCCAATCGTTGAAGTGAATCCCAGAGAATGGGTTCCTTTAACACAATGTAACAAAAGCATAGAACTAAGAATCAACCCCAGCAATCAACAAAAAGGATTGTTTGCAAAGCGATTTTGTAAAGAAGGGGAGGTACTCCAAAAATTCGGTGCTTCGGTGATTTTGGATTCTCCTACTTATCTCACCATCCAAATCAACGACCAGCAACACATTGAACTTCAACCAGAATTTCTTCAATACCTTAACCATTCCTGTTCTCCCAATTGTTTCCCAGATCCTGACAGTTTCCAATTGATTGCCCTGACTGATATTAATGCAGGAGAACAACTTTGTTATTTTTATCCGTCCACCGAATGGAAGATGGATCAGGCGTTTGATTGTTTTTGCCATTCGGCAGATTGTTTTCAATCTATCAAAGGTGCTTATAGCATTGATCTATCAAAATTGCTTCGATACAAAATCAGTAATCATATCCTCAGGAAAAAAAGTGAATACCTCGATAGCTGA
- a CDS encoding PDZ domain-containing protein: MKKSFFALIMMCSILTLQAQNNSSDSKDQNAEKTEKKIIVKKISRGDQNNMTDEEIQKMVEAELKEAGADGDVKVIVRKNGENQNMVIDGDDKVIVFKNEGKSACCAKSKGKCCAKAGAECPPDKAVMGVVLRNAGGANGAAIERIFEGSGASAAGLKEGDIILKINNTKITDVESAIGALSGLKINDKIKVSYLRNGETEKTNVTLGACTPEMCKPAGFKNFHFDSEEFKQQMREGAKELKEEAIKLKEKAKELKQELEMEWKQKNESSQQESSENLEIRYLSGSPNPSQGLLKISYSGSKSPIHVSVVDLSGKEIYSEKVNDFNGNYEKEINIEHAKGTVVLKITQGEKVLQEKIIIE; this comes from the coding sequence ATGAAAAAAAGTTTTTTTGCATTAATAATGATGTGCAGCATATTGACCTTGCAAGCACAAAACAATTCCTCCGATTCGAAAGATCAAAACGCTGAAAAAACGGAGAAGAAAATCATTGTGAAAAAAATCTCCAGAGGAGACCAAAACAACATGACAGATGAGGAGATTCAAAAAATGGTGGAAGCGGAATTGAAAGAAGCTGGGGCGGATGGTGATGTAAAGGTCATCGTCCGGAAAAATGGAGAAAATCAAAACATGGTCATTGACGGGGATGATAAAGTCATTGTTTTCAAGAATGAAGGCAAATCAGCTTGTTGTGCCAAATCCAAAGGCAAATGCTGTGCCAAGGCAGGTGCTGAATGTCCTCCAGACAAGGCTGTGATGGGAGTCGTCTTAAGAAATGCAGGTGGCGCCAATGGTGCTGCCATTGAACGCATTTTTGAAGGCAGTGGTGCCAGTGCCGCCGGATTGAAGGAAGGTGATATTATCTTAAAAATCAACAACACCAAAATTACCGATGTTGAGTCCGCGATAGGAGCCCTATCCGGATTAAAAATTAATGACAAAATCAAAGTCAGTTATCTGCGCAATGGTGAAACAGAAAAAACCAATGTAACGCTTGGCGCCTGCACTCCTGAAATGTGCAAACCGGCTGGCTTTAAAAATTTTCATTTTGATTCTGAAGAATTCAAGCAACAGATGAGAGAGGGCGCAAAAGAGCTTAAAGAAGAAGCCATTAAATTGAAAGAGAAGGCAAAAGAGCTGAAGCAGGAACTCGAAATGGAGTGGAAACAGAAAAATGAATCCTCTCAACAGGAGTCCTCAGAAAATCTTGAAATCAGGTATCTTTCAGGATCACCCAACCCAAGTCAGGGGCTTTTAAAAATTTCTTATTCTGGTTCTAAATCACCCATCCATGTCTCTGTGGTGGATCTCTCAGGTAAAGAAATATACTCCGAGAAAGTAAATGACTTTAATGGAAACTACGAAAAGGAAATTAACATTGAACACGCCAAGGGAACAGTTGTACTCAAAATTACCCAGGGTGAAAAGGTATTGCAGGAAAAAATCATCATCGAATGA
- a CDS encoding M56 family metallopeptidase, translating into MENSVLDFAMDVANAFSWMLLHSLWIAGFLTGVIMLIEKSKLIQSNHARNALYKSVLVFFVFCVSASFVLEYLEILNILPFIAISGDFSNSNFGVLAFGIWLIGFAYFGMRYIRSYRYISEIKNNGGHHFPEHWYQIFESLKSKMAIPVKIIFLHSNKVQSAFVYGVLKPMVVVPTCWVNKLSYQEAECILAHELSHLKAGDHVFNLICHFCDLVFFFNPGVQYLSSKVKFHRELCADEQAVSFLPDLHAYASLILKLGEDPSLNNHHRIVAFATEKNQLLKRVKNLLRLPVPMDYSYKIPGFIFLSAFLAMVSVFMDSQKFTAHFLQTQTNHLLGFSSVECADNSGESLKSDVIKRKKVKSKIKAKPTKNINEIDQRDRTEIVLHLESKDLPNPNLQIPINEYNPLKAQEKPIAFKDSLKTIRFNQYAMTIKSEYLEPMLIDQRTDLKKWIQLITEEALQSNLRNLRVISESEAFRRSKENRNKLMLLEELKNIRNSIPNHGLYNTDGSVIN; encoded by the coding sequence ATGGAAAACTCTGTTCTAGATTTTGCCATGGATGTTGCCAACGCATTTAGTTGGATGCTGCTTCATTCCTTGTGGATAGCCGGATTTCTCACTGGCGTGATTATGCTGATTGAAAAATCAAAATTAATCCAAAGCAATCACGCAAGAAATGCACTTTACAAGAGCGTGTTGGTCTTTTTTGTTTTTTGCGTGTCTGCATCATTTGTTCTGGAATATTTAGAAATCCTGAACATTTTACCTTTCATTGCCATTTCCGGGGATTTCTCAAATTCCAATTTTGGTGTATTGGCATTTGGAATCTGGCTGATCGGTTTTGCCTATTTCGGAATGAGGTACATTAGATCCTATCGATATATCTCTGAAATTAAAAACAATGGGGGTCATCATTTTCCGGAACACTGGTACCAAATTTTTGAAAGCTTGAAATCAAAAATGGCGATTCCAGTCAAAATTATTTTCTTGCATTCCAACAAAGTTCAGTCTGCCTTTGTCTATGGTGTACTCAAACCAATGGTGGTTGTCCCCACTTGCTGGGTCAACAAACTTTCGTATCAGGAGGCTGAGTGTATTCTAGCACATGAATTGTCCCATCTTAAAGCCGGTGATCATGTTTTTAATCTGATCTGTCACTTTTGCGATCTGGTATTTTTCTTTAATCCGGGTGTTCAATACTTAAGTTCGAAAGTTAAATTTCACCGTGAGCTTTGTGCAGACGAACAAGCGGTCAGCTTTTTACCAGATCTACATGCCTATGCCTCATTGATCCTGAAGCTTGGAGAAGATCCTTCGCTTAACAATCATCATCGCATTGTTGCTTTTGCCACAGAGAAGAATCAACTTCTCAAAAGAGTTAAAAATTTGTTGAGATTACCGGTACCAATGGACTATTCTTATAAAATTCCGGGATTTATATTTCTCAGTGCTTTTCTAGCAATGGTTTCTGTATTTATGGATTCACAAAAGTTTACTGCTCATTTCCTACAGACTCAAACCAATCATTTGTTGGGCTTTTCTTCAGTCGAGTGCGCCGATAATTCTGGTGAATCTCTTAAAAGTGATGTGATAAAAAGAAAAAAAGTAAAAAGTAAGATAAAAGCCAAACCAACAAAAAATATAAATGAGATTGACCAAAGAGATCGCACAGAAATAGTTCTTCATTTGGAGTCAAAGGATTTACCCAATCCAAACCTCCAAATTCCAATCAACGAATACAATCCATTAAAAGCTCAAGAAAAACCCATTGCGTTTAAAGATTCTTTAAAAACAATCCGTTTTAATCAATACGCCATGACCATTAAAAGCGAATATCTCGAACCAATGCTTATTGATCAGAGAACAGACTTAAAAAAATGGATACAGCTTATCACGGAAGAGGCCTTGCAATCAAACTTAAGAAATTTAAGGGTGATATCAGAATCTGAGGCATTTAGAAGAAGCAAAGAAAATAGAAACAAGTTGATGCTACTTGAGGAATTAAAAAATATCCGAAATTCCATTCCCAATCATGGACTTTATAATACCGATGGCTCTGTAATCAATTAA
- a CDS encoding BlaI/MecI/CopY family transcriptional regulator produces the protein MATHKYKPTESELDILQILWKHGPSTVKNVHELIQQYKDTGYTTTLKLMQIMTEKGLISRELTGKTHTYSAILEEESLKTSALTELVDEVFEGSALEMVIQTLGHYKPNEAELEEIKSLIKQLENKH, from the coding sequence ATGGCAACTCATAAATACAAACCAACAGAATCAGAACTGGATATTCTCCAAATTTTGTGGAAACATGGTCCCAGTACCGTAAAAAATGTCCATGAATTAATTCAACAGTACAAAGATACCGGTTATACAACTACCCTTAAACTGATGCAGATCATGACTGAAAAAGGATTAATCTCTAGAGAATTAACCGGTAAAACACATACTTACTCTGCCATTTTGGAAGAGGAATCCTTAAAAACTTCCGCGTTAACCGAGCTGGTGGATGAAGTATTTGAAGGATCCGCTTTGGAGATGGTCATTCAAACGCTTGGACATTACAAACCCAATGAAGCTGAGCTAGAAGAAATAAAGTCTTTGATCAAGCAGCTCGAAAACAAACATTAA
- a CDS encoding T9SS type A sorting domain-containing protein codes for MASVRVSAQVDESKPAITLNWILENNEINYVIHRRVLGSTNWGVSLATLTGSVSSFRDTTVVRGVAYEYRVRRLGMNINASGFLTGGIRVPALPPKKSILILVEGRIKDSLQNELSRLISDLENESWHVLREDVPQNYTAIQVRNNIRNLRNSVPGLTTVFIVGHVAVPYSGNTPWDGHTPDHTGAWPADTYYADIDGNWTDVSVNNNGPARNQNKNIPGDGKFDQSLLPSDADLEVGRLDFFDMPVMGISEIQLLKKYLNKNHLFRTAQIRANHKAVVMDNFNFQGEYFGSTGFKNFVPFFGPDSVINGNYRNSLLTESHLWSYGCGGGTYTSAGGISTSANMAVDSLRGIFTLLFGSYHGDWDSQNNFMRSSLGSGTILTCAWAGRPGWQFHHMALGFNIGFSARTSMNNNGTQYEVSPTGLRGTHMALLGDPSLNMYPISGPKNLIILEETGQVNLNWTASADATEGYNVYRKSGSELYYKIVASDIKDTLYIDRCLPLDSTFDYLVTATKLITNASGSFYMNSPGARNSITINKDHQTKSDLDFVLDYEFVKANSRSTNYNTLIWNLNDYQSSDSAIDYRIDCEVDGAANLQLIASGPCNSDTTEVKLDYLCSTPRLRASRIDPPILCFGDSTIIYLDTIDGAGPFEFEWSQGESKLSYSSKVVGKVSVLISSSKNTKASFEFDLPSFDALVIDSIQVLGEIPGGQRGKLLSVGSSGGVPPYTYRITGNFDPENLAAGEYELVLTDANGCQTKQKFVIPLRVSTKNYLEHTSTLYPNPAQNELWVRIKGFETRDINFRIFDATGKTIANTYTKQLDQNQYSINIEQLMPGAYILSITDGKKQEKLLFVKSLR; via the coding sequence TTGGCATCAGTGCGTGTTTCTGCGCAGGTAGATGAATCCAAACCAGCCATTACCTTAAATTGGATCCTTGAAAACAATGAAATAAATTACGTCATACACCGAAGGGTTTTAGGATCCACCAACTGGGGTGTTTCTTTAGCCACTTTGACGGGTTCTGTATCAAGTTTTAGAGACACAACGGTCGTCAGAGGCGTGGCCTATGAATATAGGGTCAGAAGACTTGGAATGAACATCAATGCTTCAGGATTTTTAACTGGCGGGATCAGAGTGCCAGCCCTTCCTCCCAAAAAATCTATTTTGATTTTGGTAGAAGGCCGGATCAAAGACAGCCTACAAAATGAATTGTCCAGGCTCATCAGCGATCTTGAAAATGAAAGCTGGCATGTATTGAGAGAAGATGTACCACAGAATTACACTGCAATTCAGGTCAGAAATAACATTCGCAACCTTAGAAATTCTGTTCCTGGCTTGACCACTGTTTTTATTGTCGGACATGTGGCAGTACCCTATTCCGGAAATACACCTTGGGATGGGCATACTCCGGATCACACCGGTGCCTGGCCGGCGGATACTTATTATGCTGACATCGATGGCAATTGGACCGATGTCTCGGTGAATAACAACGGTCCTGCCCGAAACCAAAACAAGAACATACCCGGTGATGGAAAATTTGACCAAAGTCTTTTACCAAGTGATGCCGATCTGGAAGTCGGAAGGCTTGACTTTTTTGATATGCCGGTGATGGGAATTTCAGAAATCCAACTCCTCAAAAAGTATCTCAATAAAAACCACTTGTTCAGAACAGCTCAGATAAGGGCAAATCACAAAGCGGTGGTCATGGACAATTTTAATTTTCAGGGAGAATACTTTGGGTCAACAGGCTTCAAGAATTTTGTTCCATTTTTTGGACCCGATTCGGTCATCAACGGTAATTACCGAAACTCTTTATTGACAGAAAGTCATCTTTGGTCTTATGGTTGCGGTGGTGGAACCTATACCTCTGCAGGAGGAATATCCACTTCAGCAAACATGGCTGTTGATTCCCTGAGAGGTATTTTTACTTTGTTATTTGGAAGTTATCACGGGGACTGGGATAGTCAGAACAATTTTATGCGTTCATCCCTGGGAAGTGGGACCATTTTGACTTGTGCCTGGGCAGGAAGGCCCGGTTGGCAGTTTCACCACATGGCGCTTGGTTTTAACATTGGTTTCAGTGCAAGAACATCGATGAACAACAACGGCACACAATATGAGGTCAGTCCAACTGGTTTAAGAGGTACCCACATGGCTTTGCTCGGAGATCCGAGTTTAAATATGTATCCTATCTCAGGCCCGAAAAATTTGATCATTTTAGAAGAGACTGGACAAGTGAATCTCAACTGGACCGCTTCTGCTGATGCCACAGAAGGGTATAATGTTTACAGAAAATCAGGATCAGAGCTATATTACAAAATCGTTGCAAGCGATATCAAAGACACCCTTTATATTGATCGCTGCCTTCCTTTGGATTCGACGTTTGACTACCTTGTTACTGCTACGAAGTTGATTACAAACGCAAGCGGAAGTTTTTATATGAATTCTCCCGGTGCAAGAAACAGCATTACCATCAATAAGGATCATCAAACAAAATCAGATTTGGATTTTGTCCTGGACTATGAATTTGTAAAAGCTAATTCTCGCTCGACCAATTACAATACACTAATTTGGAATCTGAATGATTATCAAAGTTCTGATTCTGCCATAGATTATAGGATAGATTGTGAAGTAGACGGGGCAGCCAACTTACAGCTGATCGCATCTGGGCCTTGTAATTCAGATACCACAGAAGTAAAATTGGATTATTTGTGCAGCACTCCAAGGCTGAGGGCTTCCAGGATAGATCCACCCATCTTGTGTTTTGGCGATAGTACGATCATTTACCTGGATACAATAGATGGTGCGGGGCCTTTTGAATTTGAATGGAGTCAGGGAGAAAGCAAACTTTCTTATTCTTCCAAAGTAGTTGGTAAAGTATCCGTGTTAATAAGTTCCTCTAAAAATACAAAAGCCAGTTTTGAATTTGATTTACCTTCTTTCGATGCATTGGTTATAGACAGCATTCAGGTATTGGGAGAAATACCCGGTGGTCAGCGGGGAAAATTGCTTTCCGTAGGATCTTCTGGTGGTGTACCACCTTATACTTATCGTATTACCGGCAATTTTGACCCCGAAAACCTTGCTGCGGGAGAATATGAGCTTGTCCTTACCGATGCAAATGGGTGTCAGACAAAACAAAAATTTGTGATTCCTCTACGCGTATCTACTAAAAATTACTTAGAACATACATCCACCTTGTACCCCAATCCTGCTCAAAATGAATTATGGGTCCGCATAAAGGGGTTTGAAACAAGAGATATAAACTTTAGGATATTTGATGCCACCGGAAAAACCATTGCAAATACTTATACAAAGCAATTGGATCAAAACCAGTACAGCATAAATATTGAACAATTAATGCCCGGAGCATACATTTTATCCATTACGGATGGTAAAAAGCAGGAAAAATTGTTGTTTGTAAAAAGCCTACGTTAA
- a CDS encoding DUF3109 family protein: MIAIGDVLISDEVLNSYFRCELSACKGACCIEGDYGAPLTDEESEILSSIQDIVKEFISPESFAKLQNSGTSMYHKEARAKVTQLMPDGACVFMGRDPMGIAYCSIEKAYEKGLTNFKKPISCHLYPIRVTENKELGFTAVNYHRWEICGAACRAGEKDKLPLYLFLKEPIVRKFGPDFYEELVAAAQYLKNT; encoded by the coding sequence ATGATAGCCATTGGAGACGTTTTGATCAGCGATGAGGTATTGAACTCTTATTTCAGATGTGAGTTGAGCGCATGCAAAGGTGCTTGTTGTATTGAAGGCGATTACGGAGCTCCACTGACCGATGAGGAGTCGGAGATACTTTCTTCGATACAAGATATTGTGAAAGAATTTATTTCTCCTGAGTCATTTGCCAAACTCCAGAATTCAGGAACATCAATGTATCACAAAGAAGCCCGCGCGAAGGTCACCCAATTGATGCCGGATGGGGCCTGCGTTTTTATGGGGAGAGATCCAATGGGAATCGCATATTGCAGCATTGAAAAAGCGTATGAAAAAGGTCTGACAAATTTCAAAAAACCCATTTCCTGCCATTTGTACCCGATCCGAGTTACTGAAAATAAGGAATTGGGCTTTACCGCTGTCAATTACCACCGATGGGAAATTTGCGGCGCTGCCTGTAGAGCGGGAGAAAAAGATAAACTTCCATTGTATCTCTTTTTAAAAGAACCCATTGTTCGTAAATTTGGTCCGGACTTTTATGAAGAGCTGGTTGCAGCAGCACAGTACCTGAAGAATACTTAA
- a CDS encoding response regulator transcription factor → MTAGNPDSNKNTKILLVEDDRNFGDVLKSYLEMHDYDVDLAVDGIDGFEQFRRGEYDLCILDVMMPRRDGFTLAKDIRSKNADIPIIFLTAKTLKEDIVEGFKIGADDYITKPFNSEELLYRIIAILKRSHKLKEGEQTEQVEYHIGKYVFNYPLRVLYFKNGDDIVEKFKLSPKEAQLLRMFSDRRNNILPRSEALTKIWGEDNYFTARSMDVFVTKLRKYFAEDKSIEITNIHGSGFRMVIHGEAGSEL, encoded by the coding sequence ATGACAGCTGGCAACCCTGATTCAAACAAAAACACAAAGATTCTTCTGGTTGAAGACGATCGCAATTTTGGAGATGTGCTTAAATCCTATTTGGAGATGCACGATTATGATGTTGATCTCGCCGTTGATGGGATTGATGGATTTGAACAATTCAGACGTGGCGAATACGACCTTTGTATCCTGGATGTCATGATGCCGCGTCGGGATGGGTTTACACTGGCCAAAGACATTCGTTCTAAAAATGCTGACATACCAATTATTTTTTTGACAGCTAAAACGCTGAAGGAAGATATTGTGGAAGGATTTAAAATTGGAGCTGATGATTATATCACAAAGCCATTTAACTCCGAAGAATTGTTATACAGAATCATTGCGATCTTGAAAAGATCCCATAAATTGAAAGAAGGTGAGCAGACAGAACAAGTTGAATACCATATTGGAAAATATGTTTTCAATTATCCTCTACGGGTTCTCTACTTCAAGAATGGAGATGATATCGTTGAAAAATTTAAATTGAGTCCAAAAGAAGCCCAACTGCTCAGAATGTTTAGTGATCGCAGAAACAATATTTTACCAAGATCAGAAGCATTGACCAAAATCTGGGGAGAGGACAATTATTTTACCGCCAGAAGTATGGATGTTTTTGTGACCAAACTTAGAAAATATTTTGCAGAAGACAAGAGCATAGAAATAACGAATATTCATGGGAGTGGATTCCGGATGGTGATCCACGGAGAAGCCGGTTCTGAATTGTAA
- a CDS encoding HAMP domain-containing histidine kinase: protein MSKKTIWLVIVVMSLALLGTVMLQFYWINWSIRLNEKQFEDQVIGALKRVADRLEKEKENWEINQIEKWINSGDRSQEDKTKLLEYAKLLMSNQLSIHMDSTNYPRIDPTLSWDKKKQLVELIDRERRIHPARLEQRINPQKLSALLKHEFHEMNLDLNYNFGVYDNKTESFVILNENYVVGFKEKPKASKSDIDPNQILKETSYKVALFSSAAGSPGTLKVIFPKKTSWLRRNVVPIVFLSLILTGLILACFVYVILVIFRQKKLSEIKNDFVNNMTHEFKTPIATISLASDSILSPNIIQSPEKIQRFMGIIKQENRRMLSQVEKVLQMALLDKQDFQLNPKELNVHDIIREAVQNIDLQVTQKGGKIQMFLDASDPNIKADQTHLTNIIYNLLDNANKYSPETPEISIHSSNVKKGLLIKVSDKGIGMSRDNLKLIFEKFYRVPTGNVHNVKGFGLGLSYVKAMVQAHHGTIEVDSEPGKGSVFTVFLPQHSKLWRNT from the coding sequence ATGAGCAAGAAAACCATATGGTTGGTCATTGTGGTGATGAGTCTGGCTTTACTGGGTACGGTCATGTTACAATTCTACTGGATCAACTGGTCGATCAGGCTCAACGAAAAACAATTTGAAGATCAGGTCATTGGAGCACTCAAAAGGGTTGCAGACCGACTGGAAAAAGAAAAAGAAAACTGGGAAATCAATCAAATCGAAAAGTGGATCAACTCAGGTGATCGGTCTCAGGAAGACAAAACCAAATTATTGGAATATGCCAAGTTATTGATGAGCAATCAATTGTCCATCCACATGGACTCCACCAATTATCCCAGAATTGATCCTACTCTTAGCTGGGACAAAAAAAAGCAACTGGTAGAACTCATCGATCGAGAGCGAAGAATTCACCCTGCCAGATTGGAGCAAAGGATCAATCCTCAGAAGCTCTCAGCCTTACTCAAACACGAATTTCATGAGATGAATCTGGACCTCAATTACAATTTTGGTGTCTATGACAATAAAACGGAGAGTTTTGTGATCCTTAATGAAAATTATGTGGTGGGATTTAAGGAGAAACCCAAGGCTTCCAAATCCGACATAGACCCCAATCAGATTCTGAAAGAAACCAGTTACAAGGTAGCTCTGTTTAGCAGTGCAGCGGGTTCACCCGGTACCTTAAAAGTAATTTTTCCCAAGAAAACATCCTGGCTCAGGCGGAATGTGGTTCCCATTGTTTTCCTTTCTCTGATCCTGACCGGTCTAATCTTAGCCTGTTTTGTGTATGTGATCCTGGTGATATTCAGACAAAAGAAATTATCAGAAATCAAAAATGATTTTGTCAATAATATGACCCATGAATTCAAAACACCTATTGCCACAATATCTCTTGCTTCAGACTCAATTCTTTCGCCCAATATCATTCAATCCCCTGAAAAAATTCAGAGGTTTATGGGCATTATCAAACAGGAAAACAGGAGAATGCTGAGTCAGGTAGAAAAGGTGCTACAAATGGCTCTTTTGGACAAACAAGATTTTCAACTGAACCCCAAAGAACTCAATGTACACGACATCATTCGGGAGGCTGTCCAAAATATTGACCTTCAAGTGACCCAAAAGGGAGGAAAAATTCAAATGTTTCTCGATGCTTCTGATCCCAACATCAAAGCCGATCAGACCCATCTCACCAATATTATTTACAATCTGCTGGACAATGCAAATAAATATTCTCCCGAGACACCGGAAATATCCATCCACAGTTCCAATGTCAAAAAAGGATTGTTGATCAAAGTATCAGACAAGGGTATAGGTATGAGCAGGGACAATCTGAAACTTATATTTGAAAAATTCTACCGGGTTCCCACCGGCAACGTGCACAATGTAAAGGGATTTGGATTGGGACTGAGTTACGTCAAAGCAATGGTTCAGGCCCACCATGGTACCATCGAGGTCGATAGTGAACCAGGTAAAGGAAGTGTGTTTACCGTATTTTTGCCCCAACATTCCAAATTATGGAGAAATACTTAA